In Dioscorea cayenensis subsp. rotundata cultivar TDr96_F1 chromosome 11, TDr96_F1_v2_PseudoChromosome.rev07_lg8_w22 25.fasta, whole genome shotgun sequence, a single genomic region encodes these proteins:
- the LOC120272173 gene encoding uncharacterized protein LOC120272173, with the protein MFRCLQHPLVIPHDRSSPCTNLINIFIQSKGLARCAHLRKVMTELQSISQTPEKVPGDAVSKEQEMVIEDVVFKEQEMTTPEILGNPEQLEKVRDAYKEHAKVEDPPTMAELIGWYLYGLSTYFIQTVLVPVLFPLIVAQVASPTDGIPPSITHTSRHIQCAKQEMLLYQVLVDDTIRVHASKFSPLRWVAVSWSVAILITFPLIVHTAHQLDSNEGWSHTIILSCTAIVGPLSCILTGFFQTTWLFPIYIILVVLASTIGAAVHGRNLSLIVHGLVSHSYINKQPFRWRKSKTSWLSSASTALGCIGAMIIAAFTYHMLRRDDALTSLWVVSIFSGLLWVLGVSHAFLTKRPGVSLQSSSPWLCPLSISKYPHAIGGLASTFFSSFSSSCIFAATVLFVVGSLCIKPLIVLAMWLIYFTIPAFTLPLFHPVLQSLIKTDAVRMQLLGLFMSALSSGIGFYFRDDNWHEAHILMVALLQGGAVGLLHAFGQVLVTDCSPRGKEGAFSAWYAWLRAAGACIGFTVAVAFPGNVGTTFGLSFLSIVLGALVLVFGNTSHWRGAVSAGHVKEIQETESPVNGSSIFP; encoded by the exons ATGTTCCGATGCCTCCAACATCCCTTGGTAATTCCACATGACAGATCATCACCATGCACCAACCTCATCAATATTTTCATACAAAGCAAAGGTCTTGCTCGTTGTGCTCATCTGCGCAAAGTCATGACAGAGCTTCAGAGCATCAGCCAAACACCAGAAAAGGTGCCCGGGGATGCCGTCTCCAAAGAACAAGAGATGGTGATTGAGGATGTTGTCTTCAAAGAACAGGAGATGACAACACCAGAAATACTTGGAAACCCGGAGCAACTCGAGAAAGTTAGAGACGCTTACAAAGAACATGCAAAGGTAGAGGATCCTCCTACAATGGCAGAGCTCATTGGATGGTACCTCTATGGTCTCTCCACATACTTTATTCAGACAGTCCTTGTCCCTGTCCTCTTCCCATTGATTGTTGCACAGGTTGCATCACCAACCGACGGCATCCCCCCTTCAATCACTCACACATCAAGACACATTCAGTGTGCGAAACAAGAGATGCTACT GTATCAAGTGCTTGTAGATGATACAATCAGAGTTCATGCCTCCAAGTTCTCTCCGTTACGCTGGGTTGCAGTTTCATGGTCCGTGGCAATACTCATCACCTTTCCACTCATTGTCCATACTGCACACCAACTCGACAGCAATGAAGGCTGGAGCCACACCATCATCCTCTCGTGCACTGCCATTGTCGGCCCTCTCTCCTGCATCCTCACTGGTTTCTTCCAAACAACATGGCTATTTCCAATCTACATTATACTTGTTGTACTAGCCAGCACCATCGGTGCCGCTGTCCATGGCCGCAACCTCAGCCTAATTGTTCATGGCCTTGTGAGTCACAGCTATATCAACAAGCAACCTTTTCGATGGAGAAAATCAAAGACAAGCTGGCTATCATCAGCCTCGACTGCCTTAGGCTGCATTGGTGCAATGATCATTGCCGCCTTTACATACCATATGCTCCGGCGAGACGACGCTCTCACAAGTTTATGGGTGGTTTCCATCTTCAGCGGCTTGCTATGGGTCCTCGGTGTCAGCCACGCATTCCTCACAAAACGCCCGGGAGTCTCATTGCAATCCTCTTCCCCTTGGCTTTGTCCTCTATCTATCTCCAAGTACCCCCACGCCATTGGAGGTCTTGCAAGCACTTTCTTCTCGTCCTTCTCATCATCATGCATCTTCGCCGCCACTGTTCTCTTCGTTGTCGGTAGCCTCTGCATCAAGCCACTCATCGTGCTAGCAATGTGGCTTATTTACTTCACTATCCCTGCGTTCACTCTGCCATTGTTCCACCCTGTTTTGCAGTCATTGATCAAAACTGATGCTGTGAGAATGCAACTGCTTGGACTCTTCATGTCTGCACTGTCTTCAGGGATAGGATTTTACTTCAGAGATGATAACTGGCATGAAGCACACATCTTAATGGTGGCTCTTCTCCAGGGTGGTGCAGTTGGACTCTTGCATGCATTTGGGCAGGTCTTAGTCACAGATTGCTCACCTAGAGGAAAAGAAGGAGCTTTCTCTGCTTGGTACGCATGGCTGAGGGCTGCCGGAGCATGCATAGGATTCACTGTTGCTGTGGCGTTCCCAGGCAATGTTGGAACCACGTTCGGGTTGTCATTCTTGTCCATCGTCTTGGGAGCTCTTGTGCTTGTCTTTGGAAACACAAGCCATTGGCGAGGAGCTGTATCTGCTGGTCATgttaaagaaatacaagaaacagAATCACCAGTAAATGGATCGAGTATTTTTCCCTGA
- the LOC120272607 gene encoding dnaJ homolog subfamily B member 13-like: MLLLRQGTSLSRTVKLTKPPKMSAEYDQCREEDLKGKPCLGYKRRMTFLNGTNSSRNFWFSSHDSGSMTPPNRAGTSSNLCFNPSCKCSASSPKGTSGPSNFFSDEINVKEMLDFCNPFGSACYRLMSPLPEHGNLWKYGNVFQTCSGSVSPREFWQPQQAPDVWRTLECSLEELYTGSIRQEMITRNVEIDHGKILTETKSLSIHVLPGWKRGTVITFKGEGDAPLNQVPADVYFFVDEMPHPIYKREGHDLVVQQHISLTQSLAGTTINLTTLDNRNLLIPLTDTVITPNYELVIEDEGMPMARQKGKKGCLRIRFEVQFPSKLTPNQETDLKNIFEKVD; this comes from the exons ATGTTGCTGTTGAGGCAGGGGACGAGCTTGAGCAGAACTGTGAAGCTTACAAA GCCCCCCAAAATGAGTGCCGAATATGACCAATGCAGAGAAGAGGACTTGAAGGGAAAACCATGTTTGGGTTATAAGCGCAGAATGACATTCCTCAATGGGACAAATAGCTCAAGGAATTTTTGGTTCAGTTCACATGATAGTGGCAGTATGACTCCTCCTAACAGGGCAGGTACCTCAAGCAATTTATGTTTCAATCCAAGCTGTAAATGCAGTGCGTCATCCCCTAAAGGGACAAGTGGCCCAAGCAATTTTTTTTCTGATGAGATTAATGTGAAAGAAATGTTGGACTTCTGCAACCCGTTTGGTTCCGCCTGCTACAGGTTGATGAGTCCACTGCCTGAGCATGGAAACCTGTGGAAGTATGGAAATGTCTTTCAGACTTGCAGTGGAAGTGTTTCTCCAAGGGAATTTTGGCAACCTCAGCAAGCTCCGGATGTGTGGAGAACACTTGAGTGCAGCCTCGAGGAGCTTTACACTGGTTCAATCCGGCAGGAGATGATTACCAGAAATGTTGAGATTGATCATGG GAAAATACTGACTGAGACGAAGAGCTTGTCGATACATGTGCTACCGGGATGGAAGAGAGGAACCGTTATAACTTTCAAAGGTGAAGGGGATGCTCCTTTGAATCAAGTCCCTGCAGATGTCTACTTTTTCGTTGATGAGATGCCACATCCAATTTACAAAAGAGAAGGGCATGACCTTGTTGTTCAGCAGCATATTTCACTTACACAGTCACTTGCAGGAACCACCATCAACCTCACAACTCTCGACAACCGTAATCTATTAATCCCATTGACTGACACTGTAATAACACCTAATTACGAGCTCGTGATTGAGGATGAAGGAATGCCAATGGCAAGGCAAAAGGGCAAGAAAGGTTGCTTAAGGATCAGGTTCGAGGTGCAATTCCCGTCGAAGCTGACTCCAAACCAGGAGACAGATCTCAAAAACATCTTCGAGAAGGTTGATTAG
- the LOC120272172 gene encoding transmembrane 9 superfamily member 2-like, with protein MDGAVVSVVMLLACGLGVLGSESDHRYKEGERVPLYANKVGPFHNPSETYRFYDLPFCVPEHVTDKKEALGEILNGDRLVDAPYELNFREDKQLKSVCKKTLLKEDVRKLRDAVSKDYYFQMYYDDLPFWGFLGKVEKDKLDPSEYKYLLYKHVHFDIYYNDDRVIELNIQTDPNLAVDITEDKEVNVEFSYSVSWKRTDTPFEKRMEKYSKSSSMPQHLEIHWFSIINSCVTVLLLTGFLATILMRVLKNDFIKYSHDEESLEDQEESGWKYIHGDVFRFPQHKSLFSAVIGSGTQLLALAIFIFLLALVGVFYPYNRGALFTALVVIYALTSGIAGYTATSFYLQLEGTNWVRNLLLTGFLFCGPLFLTFCFLNTVAISYSATAALPFGTILVIILIWALVTAPLLVLGGVAGKNGKTEFQAPCRTTKYPREIPQLPWYRGTIPQMAMAGFLPFSAIYIELYYIFASVWGHKIYTIYSILFIVFIILIIVTAFITVALTYFQLAVEDHEWWWRSVLCGGSTGIFILCYCVYYYHARSDMSGFMQTSFFFGYMACICYGFFLMLGTVGFRASLLFVRHIYHSIKCE; from the exons ATGGATGGTGCTGTGGTGTCGGTGGTGATGTTGTTGGCTTGTGGGCTGGGAGTGCTAGGAAGTGAGTCTGATCACAGGTATAAGGAAGGGGAACGTGTTCCTCTCTATGCGAACAAAGTGGGTCCTTTTCACAATCCAAG TGAAACGTATCGGTTTTATGATCTTCCGTTTTGTGTGCCAG AACATGTGACTGACAAGAAGGAAGCCCTCGGTGAAATTCTCAATGGGGACCGATTGGTTGATGCACCGTATGAGCTGAATTTCCGAGAAGATAAACAGTTGAAATCTGTTTGTAAAAAGACATTGTTGAAAGAAGATGTTAGAAAGCTTAGAGATGCAGTCTCAAAAGACTACTATTTTCAGATGTACTATGATGACCTGCCCTTCTGGGGATTCCTGGGGAAAGTTGAGAAGGACAAGCTTGACCCAAGTGAATATAAATACTTGCTCTATAAACATGTGCACTTTGATATTTACTATAACGATGATCGTGTCATAGAACTAAACATCCAAACTGATCCAAATTTGGCTGTTGACATCACGGAGGACAAAGAAGTCAACGTGGAGTTCTCATATTCTGTTTCATGGAAAAGGACTGATACTCCTTTTGAGAAGAGGATGGAGAaatattcaaaatcttcttcCATGCCCCAACATCTAGAGATCCACTGGTTCTCGATAATTAACTCATGTGTGACAGTTCTTCTGCTGACTGGTTTCCTTGCTACGATTCTGATGCGTGTGCTGAAGAATGACTTTATCAA GTACTCACATGATGAAGAATCTCTTGAAGACCAGGAGGAGAGCGGTTGGAAGTATATCCATGGGGATGTCTTCCGATTCCCCCAACATAAGTCTTTGTTTTCTGCTGTCATTGGATCTGGAACTCAGCTCTTAGCACT TGCAATTTTCATCTTCCTTCTTGCCCTTGTTGGAGTGTTTTACCCATACAACAGAGGAGCTCTTTTCACTGCTCTTGTTGTTATCTATGCTCTTACCTCAGGGATTGCTGGTTATACCGCCACATCCTTCTATTTACAGCTAGAAGGAACTAATTGG GTGAGAAATTTGTTGTTGACCGGGTTCCTTTTCTGCGGACCTCTGTTCCTGACTTTTTGCTTTCTTAACACTGTCGCAATATCATACAGCGCCACTGCTGCCTTGCCTTTTGGTACTATTCTTGTGATCATTCTGATATGGGCTTTAGTGACTGCCCCTTTACTTGTATTGGGAGGTGTTGCTGGGAAAAACGGCAAGACTGAATTCCAAGCTCCATGCCGCACAACAAAATATCCCCGGGAAATCCCTCAGTTGCCATGGTATAGAGGCACAATTCCTCAAATGGCAATGGCCGGCTTCCTTCCCTTCAGTGCTATCTACATTGAGCTTTATTACATTTTTGCAAGTGTGTGGGGCCACAAGATTTACACCATATACAGCATCCTCTTCATTGttttcatcatcctcatcatagTCACTGCATTCATCACCGTCGCCCTGACATACTTCCAGCTTGCGGTAGAGGACCATGAATGGTGGTGGAG GTCGGTCCTTTGTGGAGGCTCCACCGGCATATTCATACTTTGTTACTGTGTGTATTACTATCATGCAAGATCAGATATGTCAGGTTTCATGCAGACATCATTCTTCTTTGGTTACATGGCTTGCATCTGTTATGGGTTCTTCCTCATGTTGGGCACTGTCGGTTTCCGGGCATCTCTGCTGTTTGTGAGGCACATATATCACTCCATAAAGTGCGAGTAA
- the LOC120272504 gene encoding 4-coumarate--CoA ligase-like 6, producing MAETLTQKTTPSGFSTFTGIYSSLNPPRTLPKAPFLDLVSFLFSHSHGGHTALVDFSSSFSISYQQLQAMVQSLASGLQSIGVSKGDLVLLLLPNSVLFPVILLGVLSIGAIVTAMNPLSSQEEIKKQIDHKNPVLAFTSIDSMKKINGFGFPAIAVPENLSCVSGAFDEFFRILCCDSKPAPRPEILQTDIAAILYSSGTSGASKGVVLTHANLIAMVELFVRFEASQYEREGCENVYLAAIPMFHVYGLSLLAIGLLSLGSKVMVMNKFVIKDVVMAIDAFKVTHFPVVPPILGALIRAQAGNGCKLSSLIQVSSGAAPLSKKIINDFLKAFPHVDLIQGYGMTESTAVGTRGFNSKSLKKYTSVGLLAPNMQAKVISTKTGSCLPPGSSGELLLRGPAIMKGYLNNENATKSAINEDGWLKTGDFAYFDQDGYLHVLDRLKDTIKYNGFQIAPADLEALLISHPEILDVAVTSAEDEEAGEIPVAFVVRIPGSAISSDEVITYVAKRVTPYKKVRRVVFVQSIPRSPAGKILRRVLRNNNGGSRL from the exons ATGGCTGAAACCCTAACCCAAAAAACCACCCCTTCAGGGTTCTCCACCTTCACAGGCATCTACAGTAGCTTAAACCCTCCAAGAACCCTCCCCAAAGCACCATTCTTGGACTTGGTCTCCTTCCTCTTCTCTCACAGCCATGGAGGCCACACTGCCCTTGTGGACTTCTCCTCTTCCTTCTCAATCTCGTACCAACAACTCCAAGCAATGGTCCAGTCATTAGCCTCTGGATTACAGAGCATTGGTGTCTCAAAAGGTGATCTTGTTCTGCTCCTCCTCCCAAACTCTGTCCTTTTCCCTGTCATTCTTTTGGGGGTTCTCTCAATTGGTGCCATTGTCACTGCCATGAACCCTCTCAGCAGCCAAGAAGAGATTAAGAAGCAAATAGACCATAAAAACCCTGTCTTGGCTTTCACATCCATTGATTctatgaagaaaataaatggtTTTGGCTTTCCGGCTATCGCCGTGCCTGAAAACCTCTCCTGTGTCTCTGGTGCTTTTGATGAGTTCTTTAGAATTCTCTGTTGTGATTCTAAACCTGCTCCGAGGCCGGAAATTTTGCAAACCGACATTGCGGCGATACTCTATTCTTCTGGTACATCAGGGGCTAGTAAAGGTGTTGTCTTGACACATGCCAATCTTATAGCAATGGTTGAGCTTTTTGTTCGGTTTGAGGCTTCACAGTATGAGAGGGAGGGTTGTGAGAATGTTTATCTTGCTGCTATTCCTATGTTTCATGTGTATGGATTGTCTCTTTTGGCAATTGGATTGCTTTCCCTCGGTTCGAAGGTTATGGTGATGAACAAGTTTGTTATAAAGGATGTTGTTATGGCCATTGATGCATTTAAGGTCACTCATTTCCCTGTTGTTCCTCCGATTTTAGGAGCTCTTATTAGAGCGCAAGCCGGGAATGGCTGCAAGTTATCGTCTTTGATTCAGGTTTCAAGTGGAGCTGCTCCTCTTAGCAAGAAAATCATCAATGATTTCCTCAAGGCTTTTCCTCATGTTGATCTCATTCAG GGTTATGGTATGACAGAGTCTACTGCTGTCGGAACTCGCGGTTTTAATTCTAAAAGTCTTAAAAAATATACTTCAGTTGGACTTTTAGCTCCAAATATGCAAGCCAAAGTGATTAGTACAAAAACTGGATCCTGTTTGCCCCCCGGCAGCAGTGGCGAATTGTTGTTACGAGGTCCGGCAATAATGAAAG GATACTTAAACAATGAGAATGCCACTAAATCAGCGATCAATGAAGATGGTTGGCTAAAAACTGGTGATTTTGCATATTTCGACCAGGATGGTTATCTACATGTATTGGATCGCTTGAAGGACACAATTAAATACAATGGTTTCCAG ATAGCTCCAGCAGATTTGGAAGCTCTGCTGATTTCACACCCTGAGATTCTTGATGTAGCAGTGACATC TGCCGAAGATGAAGAAGCCGGTGAGATTCCGGTGGCCTTTGTAGTAAGGATACCTGGTAGTGCAATCTCCTCTGATGAAGTAATAACATATGTTGCTAAAAGG GTGACTCCTTATAAGAAGGTGAGAAGGGTTGTGTTTGTGCAATCAATTCCCAGATCTCCTGCTGGAAAAATACTCAGGAGAGTACTGAGGAACAACAATGGAGGTTCAAGGCTTTAA
- the LOC120272171 gene encoding ruBisCO large subunit-binding protein subunit beta, chloroplastic-like — MASTLSIMSATGMLAASSGSGMHKKSSLSASQLSSFASLSSGPLSGRRRSLCLQKTYNSKIRSMAKELYFNKDGSAIKKLQTGVNKLADLVGVTLGPKGRNVVLESKYGSPKIVNDGVTVAREVELEDPVENIGAKLVRQAASKTNDLAGDGTTTSVVLAQGLIAEGVKVVAAGANPVQITRGIERTAKALVAELKSISKEVEDSELADVAAVSAGNNDEIGNMIAEAMSKVGRKGVVTLEEGKSAENSLYVVEGMQFDRGYISPYFVTDSEKMSVEYENCKLLLVDKKITNARDLINVLEDAIRGGYPILIIAEDIEQEALATLVVNRLRGALKIAALKAPGFGERKSQYLDDIAILTGATVVRDEVGITLDKADKDVLGLAAKVVLTKDATTIVGDGSTQEEVTKRVAQIQNLIEVADQEYEKEKLNERIAKLSGGVAVIQVGAQTETELKEKKLRVEDALNATKAAVEEGIVVGGGCALLRLASKVDAIKDTLENDEQKVGADIVKRALTYPLKLIAKNAGVNGSVVTEKILSNDNLKFGYNAATGKYEDLMAAGIIDPTKVVRCCLEHAASVAKTFLTSDVVVVDIKEPEPVPAGNPMDNSGYGY; from the exons ATGGCTTCAACTTTGAGCATAATGTCTGCAACTGGTATGTTGGCTGCTTCCAGTGGTTCTGGAATGCATAAGAAGTCATCTCTTTCAGCCTCTCAGCTCTCTTCTTTTGCTTCATTATCATCTGGGCCATTGAGTGGTAGGAGGCGGAGCTTGTGTCTACAGAAAACATACAACTCAAAGATTAGGTCCATGGCCAAGGAGTTGTATTTTAACAAGGATGGGTCAGCAATTAAGAAGCTGCAA ACTGGTGTCAACAAGCTTGCAGACCTTGTTGGTGTAACACTTGGTCCAAAAGGAAGAAATGTTGTCTTGGAGAGCAAGTATGGATCTCCTAAAATTGTTAATGATGGGGTTACTGTAGCCAGAGAG GTTGAGTTAGAGGACCCTGTTGAGAATATTGGAGCTAAGCTGGTAAGACAAGCTGCTTCAAAAACCAATGATTTGGCTGGGGATGGGACTACTACATCTGTTGTTCTTGCTCAAGGTTTAATTGCTGAAGGGGTGAAG GTGGTTGCAGCAGGTGCTAACCCTGTGCAGATTACCAGGGGCATCGAAAGAACTGCCAAAGCTCTGGTGGCTGAGCTCAAGTCAATATCCAAAGAG GTGGAGGACAGTGAACTTGCAGATGTGGCTGCAGTCAGTGCTGGAAACAATGATGAAATAGGAAACATGATTGCTGAGGCCATGAGCAAGGTTGGTAGGAAAGGGGTTGTGACTCTTGAGGAAGGAAAAAGTGCTGAGAACAGCCTATATGTCGTGGAGGGAATGCAATTTGACCGTGGCTATATATCACCCTATTTTGTTACTGACAGTGAGAAAATGTCAGTTGAATATGAGAACTGCAAG CTGCTGCTTGTTGATAAAAAGATTACAAATGCAAGAGATTTAATCAATGTTTTGGAAGATGCAATTAGAGGGGGATATCCCATATTGATAATTGCTGAAGACATTGAACAAGAGGCTCTTGCTACTCTTGTTGTTAACAGGCTCAGGGGAGCTTTGAAGATAGCTGCACTCAAAGCCCCTGGATTTGGAGAGCGTAAGAGCCAATActtggatgacattgcaatATTGACCGGAG CAACTGTAGTTAGAGATGAAGTTGGAATTACTCTTGATAAGGCCGACAAGGATGTCTTGGGCCTGGCAGCTAAGGTTGTGCTGACCAAGGATGCAACCACCATTGTTGGTGATGGAAGCACTCAGGAAGAAGTTACTAAAAGAGTTGCGCAAATTCAGAATCTGATCGAG GTTGCTGATCAAGAGTATGAAAAGGAGAAGCTCAATGAGAGGATAGCGAAACTCTCTGGTGGTGTTGCAGTTATACAG GTTGGAGCACAAACAGAAACAGAACTGAAAGAGAAAAAATTGCGAGTGGAAGATGCTCTGAATGCTACAAAG GCAGCTGTTGAGGAAGGTATAGTTGTTGGTGGCGGTTGTGCTCTTCTTAGGTTGGCCTCAAAAGTTGATGCCATCAAGGATACACTTGAGAATGACGAGCAAAAG GTTGGGGCTGATATAGTCAAAAGGGCATTAACCTATCCACTGAAACTGATTGCTAAGAATGCTGGAGTTAATGGAAGTGTGGTTACTGAGAAG ATATTGTCCAATGATAACTTGAAGTTTGGTTATAATGCTGCAACTGGAAAATATGAGGATTTGATGGCTGCAGGAATAATTGACCCTACCAAG GTGGTTAGATGTTGCTTGGAACATGCAGCTTCAGTTGCGAAAACCTTCCTCACTTCTGATGTTGTGGTAGTTGACATTAAGGAGCCCGAGCCGGTACCCGCTGGCAATCCTATGGATAATTCAG GGTATGGGTACTGA